The Flavobacterium sp. 123 genome contains a region encoding:
- a CDS encoding superoxide dismutase, whose product MAFELPQLPYAYDALEPYIDARTMEIHHTKHHNAYTTNLNAAIAGTDMEGKTIENILINLDMKNAAVRNNGGGFYNHNLFWTVMSPNGGGLPTGDLLAAIESAFGSFEEFKAKFAKAGATQFGSGWAWLCVHKGGKLDVCGTPNQDNTLMPGVGCGGTPILGMDVWEHAYYLHYQNRRPDYIEAFFNLINWTEVNRRFVLEK is encoded by the coding sequence ATGGCTTTTGAATTACCACAATTACCTTATGCATACGATGCATTAGAACCTTATATTGATGCAAGAACGATGGAAATCCACCATACAAAACATCACAATGCTTACACAACCAATCTTAATGCTGCTATTGCAGGAACAGATATGGAAGGAAAGACTATTGAAAATATTTTAATCAATCTTGATATGAAAAACGCTGCTGTTAGAAACAATGGTGGAGGTTTTTACAATCACAACTTATTTTGGACTGTTATGTCACCAAATGGTGGTGGACTACCAACAGGAGATTTATTAGCAGCTATTGAAAGTGCTTTTGGTTCTTTTGAAGAATTCAAAGCTAAATTTGCTAAAGCTGGAGCAACTCAGTTTGGTTCAGGATGGGCTTGGTTATGTGTTCACAAAGGTGGTAAATTAGACGTATGTGGAACTCCAAATCAAGACAATACATTAATGCCAGGTGTAGGCTGTGGAGGAACTCCTATCTTAGGAATGGATGTTTGGGAACACGCTTATTACTTACATTATCAAAACAGAAGACCTGATTATATCGAAGCTTTTTTCAACTTAATCAACTGGACAGAAGTTAACAGAAGATTTGTTTTAGAAAAATAA
- a CDS encoding amidophosphoribosyltransferase: MSDALQHECGIALVRLLKPLEFYKEKYGSAFYGIQKMYLLMEKQHNRGQDGAGFASIKLDVEPGERYISRVRSNHAQPIQDVFAQINERINEEMAANPEYADDVALQKANIPYIGELFLGHVRYGTFGKNSIESVHPFLRQNNWMHRNLILAGNFNMTNVKELFQSLVELGQHPKEMADTVTVMEKIGHFLDNAVTDLYQECKNAGLNKREASPVIAEKLDVARILTRASKNLDGGYAMAGLLGHGDAFVFRDPAGIRPAYFYQDDEVVVVASERPVIQTVFNVPFEKVQEIEPGNALIIKKNGTVSMKEILPPTVKKACSFERIYFSRGSDAEIYQERKNLGKLILPAVLESIDQDTDNTVFSYIPNTAETSFYGLVEAAQDFLNQRKNNYILENRNTLTKETLQELLKVKIRTEKVAIKDAKLRTFITEDSSRDDLVAHVYDVTYGVIKPTDNLVIIDDSIVRGTTLKMSIIKMMDRLKPKRIVIVSSAPQIRYPDCYGIDMAKLEGLVAFRAALELLKERNLYHIVDEVYAKCKSQENFKDDEVVNYVTAIYEPFQPQEISNKIAEMLSSPEINAEVKIIFQTVEDLHIACPKNLGDWYFTGDYPTPGGNRVVNRAFMNFYEGKDARAY, encoded by the coding sequence ATGAGCGATGCTTTACAACACGAATGTGGAATAGCCTTAGTCCGATTACTTAAACCACTTGAGTTTTACAAAGAAAAGTATGGAAGTGCTTTTTACGGGATACAAAAAATGTATCTCCTTATGGAAAAGCAACACAACCGAGGACAAGATGGAGCAGGTTTTGCAAGTATAAAATTAGATGTAGAACCAGGAGAGCGTTATATCAGTCGTGTGCGTTCTAATCATGCACAGCCTATACAAGATGTTTTTGCTCAAATTAATGAGAGAATCAATGAGGAAATGGCTGCAAATCCAGAGTATGCAGATGATGTTGCACTTCAAAAAGCAAACATACCTTATATAGGAGAGTTGTTTTTAGGACATGTTCGTTACGGAACTTTTGGAAAAAATAGTATTGAAAGTGTTCACCCGTTTTTGCGTCAAAATAACTGGATGCACAGGAATTTGATTTTGGCTGGAAACTTTAACATGACTAATGTAAAAGAGCTTTTTCAAAGTTTAGTTGAATTAGGACAGCATCCAAAAGAAATGGCGGATACAGTTACAGTTATGGAAAAAATTGGACATTTCCTTGATAATGCGGTAACCGACTTGTACCAAGAATGTAAAAATGCAGGTTTAAATAAAAGAGAAGCTTCACCAGTAATTGCTGAAAAATTAGATGTTGCAAGAATCTTGACAAGAGCCTCAAAAAACCTTGATGGAGGGTATGCTATGGCAGGACTTCTAGGGCATGGAGATGCTTTTGTATTTAGAGATCCAGCAGGAATACGTCCAGCATATTTTTATCAAGATGATGAAGTTGTAGTAGTAGCTTCTGAAAGACCAGTAATTCAAACCGTTTTTAATGTTCCATTTGAAAAAGTTCAAGAAATAGAACCAGGAAATGCTTTAATAATCAAGAAAAACGGAACAGTTTCGATGAAAGAAATTCTTCCACCAACGGTTAAAAAAGCATGTTCTTTTGAACGTATTTATTTTTCAAGAGGAAGTGATGCGGAGATTTATCAAGAAAGAAAAAATTTAGGGAAATTAATTTTACCTGCAGTTTTAGAATCTATAGATCAAGATACTGATAATACAGTGTTTTCTTATATACCAAATACGGCAGAAACATCTTTCTACGGATTAGTTGAAGCGGCTCAAGATTTCTTGAATCAAAGAAAAAACAACTATATACTTGAAAACAGAAATACCTTAACTAAAGAAACTTTACAAGAGTTGCTTAAGGTAAAAATACGAACAGAAAAAGTAGCTATAAAAGATGCTAAACTAAGAACCTTTATAACTGAGGATAGTAGTCGTGATGATTTAGTTGCTCACGTATATGATGTTACTTATGGAGTGATAAAACCAACCGATAATTTAGTTATTATTGATGATAGTATCGTGCGAGGAACTACCTTGAAAATGAGTATCATCAAAATGATGGATCGTTTGAAACCAAAACGAATTGTAATTGTTTCTTCGGCACCTCAAATTCGCTATCCTGATTGTTATGGTATTGACATGGCAAAATTAGAAGGATTGGTTGCGTTTAGAGCGGCATTAGAATTGTTAAAAGAAAGAAATCTATACCATATAGTTGACGAAGTATACGCAAAGTGTAAATCACAAGAAAACTTCAAAGATGATGAAGTTGTGAATTATGTTACGGCAATATACGAACCTTTTCAACCACAAGAGATTTCAAATAAAATTGCAGAAATGCTAAGTTCACCTGAAATTAATGCCGAGGTTAAAATAATTTTCCAAACAGTTGAAGATTTGCATATTGCCTGTCCAAAAAACTTAGGAGATTGGTACTTTACAGGAGATTATCCTACACCAGGAGGAAATCGTGTAGTGAATCGTGCATTTATGAATTTTTATGAAGGTAAAGACGCTAGAGCATACTAG
- a CDS encoding ComF family protein: MFKSFINLFFPPVCSGCRAMLLSNENVICTVCRHEIPLTNHYLNKENEAFKKFYGKVPIEHASALLYFHKKGIVQEMIHSLKYRGHQEIGTIIGEWYAEDLKNAAVIQSVDAIIPVPLHKKRMKERGYNQVTNFGIALSENLKIPYQANLLQRNVYSKTQSKKNLLGRTEGIDALFDVSFTENDHNKHFLLIDDVITTGATLEVCTRALLKIPGARVSIACMAMAQS; the protein is encoded by the coding sequence ATGTTCAAAAGCTTTATAAATCTATTTTTTCCTCCTGTTTGTTCAGGTTGTAGAGCCATGCTATTATCTAATGAAAATGTAATTTGTACTGTTTGCAGACATGAAATACCTCTAACTAATCATTATTTAAACAAAGAGAACGAAGCTTTCAAAAAGTTTTATGGAAAAGTTCCTATTGAACACGCTTCGGCCTTGCTTTATTTTCACAAAAAAGGGATTGTTCAAGAAATGATTCATAGCCTTAAATATCGTGGTCATCAAGAAATTGGAACTATTATTGGAGAATGGTATGCTGAAGATTTAAAAAATGCGGCTGTAATACAAAGTGTTGATGCTATTATTCCTGTTCCTCTTCATAAAAAAAGAATGAAAGAAAGGGGATACAATCAGGTTACAAATTTTGGGATTGCATTATCTGAAAATTTAAAAATTCCATACCAAGCGAATCTCCTTCAACGAAATGTATATTCAAAAACGCAGTCTAAGAAAAATCTCTTGGGAAGGACAGAAGGAATCGACGCTCTTTTTGATGTTTCTTTTACAGAAAATGACCATAATAAACATTTCCTTTTAATTGACGATGTCATAACAACGGGAGCAACATTAGAAGTCTGCACTAGAGCTTTACTTAAAATTCCCGGGGCTAGAGTCAGTATTGCATGCATGGCAATGGCGCAATCCTAA
- a CDS encoding 3-oxoacyl-ACP reductase, whose protein sequence is MKKAILTFGLFSLMMILTSFTAPETVTVSSNNNSSIDLVGGSSVGGNRKVDLVGGSSVGGNRKVDLVGGSSVGGNRKVDLVGGSSVGGNRKVD, encoded by the coding sequence ATGAAAAAAGCAATTTTAACATTCGGATTATTTTCATTAATGATGATATTAACATCATTTACTGCCCCTGAAACAGTTACCGTAAGCTCTAATAATAACTCTTCAATTGACTTAGTAGGTGGAAGTAGCGTAGGAGGAAATAGAAAAGTTGATTTAGTAGGAGGAAGCAGTGTAGGAGGAAACAGAAAAGTTGATTTGGTGGGAGGAAGCAGTGTAGGAGGAAACAGAAAAGTTGATTTGGTAGGAGGAAGTAGTGTAGGAGGAAATAGAAAAGTTGACTAA
- the rnhA gene encoding ribonuclease HI, which yields MEHDVHIYTDGAAKGNPGPGGYGVVMEWVGKPYKKEFYEGFRYTTNNRMELLAVIVGLEKLKNSNTKVLVVSDSKYVVDSVLKKWVFGWEKKGYVGKKNPDLWKRFLIVYRKHQVDFRWIKGHNNHPQNERCDELAVMASVQKQLSIDSFYEKEENKLF from the coding sequence TTGGAACACGACGTACATATTTACACTGATGGTGCAGCGAAGGGCAATCCAGGTCCTGGCGGATATGGTGTAGTTATGGAATGGGTAGGAAAACCCTATAAAAAAGAATTTTATGAGGGTTTCCGATATACAACTAATAATAGAATGGAATTATTAGCTGTAATTGTTGGTCTTGAAAAGCTTAAAAATTCCAATACAAAAGTTTTGGTAGTTTCAGATTCTAAATATGTGGTTGATTCTGTTTTAAAAAAATGGGTTTTTGGTTGGGAGAAAAAAGGTTATGTAGGCAAAAAAAATCCAGATTTGTGGAAACGCTTTCTTATTGTTTATAGAAAACACCAAGTTGATTTTAGATGGATTAAAGGACACAACAATCATCCTCAAAACGAAAGATGTGACGAATTAGCCGTAATGGCTTCGGTTCAAAAGCAACTTTCTATAGATTCTTTTTACGAAAAAGAAGAAAATAAATTATTCTAA
- a CDS encoding LytTR family DNA-binding domain-containing protein codes for MNYSYIIIDDDQESVLKTKAVADSFSELTFLATAHNYEEGLNLILEHTPNLVFLEIDPADKKSNLSLLLINELYRYLKIVPRIIVTTSKKELAFESIGYEVADYLLKPLNRIDLVKSILKLNKSNTEPEAPISRVAVVDEKPISVVEVETKSEEKPLILCIKSYGDYRYIDAKDVCYFQADNNSTDIYLNNGEMITAFKTLKHFESILSAPFIRIHNSYIVNRNYISRIHTGNAVCYIKNTTVKIPFSKSYKSNVDLVISEFSNGNYIEI; via the coding sequence ATGAATTATTCGTACATTATTATTGACGACGATCAAGAAAGTGTTTTGAAAACAAAAGCAGTAGCTGATAGTTTTTCAGAGCTTACTTTTTTGGCAACAGCTCATAATTATGAAGAAGGCCTTAACCTTATATTGGAACATACCCCAAATTTAGTTTTCCTAGAAATTGATCCAGCGGATAAAAAAAGTAATTTATCGTTACTGCTTATCAATGAGCTATACCGCTATTTGAAAATAGTGCCTAGAATTATTGTTACTACTAGCAAAAAAGAATTAGCATTTGAGTCAATAGGATATGAAGTTGCAGATTATTTATTAAAGCCATTAAATCGAATTGATTTAGTCAAGTCAATTTTAAAGTTAAATAAATCCAATACAGAACCGGAAGCGCCAATTTCTAGAGTAGCTGTTGTTGATGAGAAGCCTATTTCCGTTGTGGAAGTAGAAACAAAAAGCGAAGAAAAACCTCTTATTCTCTGCATAAAATCATACGGTGACTATAGGTATATCGACGCTAAAGATGTTTGCTATTTTCAAGCCGATAATAATTCAACGGATATATACTTGAATAATGGCGAAATGATTACAGCTTTCAAAACATTGAAACATTTTGAGAGTATTCTTTCTGCTCCTTTTATTAGAATTCATAACAGCTATATAGTAAACCGCAATTATATTTCCAGAATACACACTGGAAATGCGGTATGTTACATTAAAAATACTACTGTCAAAATACCGTTTTCTAAATCGTATAAGTCAAATGTTGATCTTGTGATTTCAGAGTTTTCTAACGGAAATTACATAGAAATTTAA
- a CDS encoding PfkB family carbohydrate kinase: MNKLLIVGTVAFDAIETPFGKTDKILGGAGTYIGLSASFFNLKSAIVSVVGDDFPQEYLDLLTSRNIDISGLEVVKGGKTFFWSGRYHNDLNSRDTLATELNVLADFQPKVPQDFKNADVVMLGNLHPLVQSSVIDQMESKPKLIVLDTMNFWMDCALPELLDVMKRVDVITINDEEARQLSGEYSLVKAAAKIHQMGPKYVVIKKGEHGALLFHDKEVFFAPALPLEDVFDPTGAGDTFAGGFTGYIAQSENVSFDNMKNAVIYGSNLASFCVEKFGTDRMIDLDKSEVVSRLQQFKSLTQFDVEL; encoded by the coding sequence ATGAATAAATTATTGATTGTTGGAACCGTAGCTTTCGACGCAATTGAAACCCCTTTTGGGAAAACAGATAAAATTTTAGGTGGTGCAGGTACTTACATAGGTCTTTCAGCTTCTTTTTTTAATTTGAAATCTGCTATAGTTTCTGTAGTTGGCGATGATTTTCCTCAAGAATATTTAGATTTATTAACCTCTAGAAACATTGATATTTCAGGTCTTGAAGTAGTTAAAGGAGGTAAAACATTTTTTTGGAGCGGAAGATATCATAATGATTTGAATTCAAGAGATACATTAGCAACCGAGCTTAATGTTTTGGCTGATTTTCAACCAAAGGTACCTCAGGATTTTAAAAATGCTGATGTAGTAATGCTAGGAAATTTACATCCATTAGTACAAAGCAGTGTGATTGATCAAATGGAGTCTAAACCAAAATTAATTGTTTTAGATACGATGAACTTCTGGATGGATTGTGCTTTACCTGAATTACTTGACGTAATGAAGCGAGTAGATGTAATTACAATTAATGATGAAGAAGCAAGACAACTTTCGGGCGAATACTCATTGGTAAAAGCTGCTGCTAAAATTCATCAAATGGGACCTAAATATGTGGTTATCAAAAAAGGAGAACATGGAGCACTTTTGTTTCATGATAAAGAGGTGTTCTTTGCTCCAGCTTTGCCATTAGAAGATGTTTTTGATCCAACTGGTGCAGGAGATACTTTTGCAGGAGGATTTACAGGATATATTGCCCAAAGTGAAAATGTATCTTTTGATAATATGAAAAACGCAGTAATATATGGTTCTAATTTAGCTTCCTTTTGTGTGGAGAAATTTGGAACTGATAGAATGATTGATTTAGACAAAAGCGAAGTAGTGTCAAGATTGCAACAATTTAAATCTTTGACCCAATTTGATGTTGAATTATAA
- the purN gene encoding phosphoribosylglycinamide formyltransferase translates to MKKIVVFASGSGTNAENIIKHFAATKMASVVSVFTNNANAKVIDRAKNHQIPTEIFSKSDLFEGKVLQKINEIKPDLIVLAGFLLKFPQDIIEAYPDQILNIHPALLPLYGGKGMYGMHIHRAIVENKEKETGITIHYVNENYDEGNIIFQKKVALIDSDTPEDVAAKIHELEQENFPLIIEKWLTNKL, encoded by the coding sequence ATGAAAAAAATAGTCGTTTTTGCTTCAGGATCGGGTACTAATGCTGAAAATATTATAAAACACTTTGCTGCAACTAAAATGGCATCAGTAGTTAGTGTTTTTACAAATAATGCGAATGCTAAAGTGATTGATAGAGCTAAAAATCATCAAATTCCAACAGAAATTTTCTCTAAATCAGACCTTTTTGAAGGAAAAGTACTTCAAAAAATTAATGAAATAAAACCAGATTTGATTGTTTTAGCTGGGTTTTTATTAAAATTCCCTCAAGATATTATCGAAGCTTATCCAGATCAAATACTAAATATTCATCCAGCCTTATTGCCTTTATATGGAGGAAAAGGTATGTATGGCATGCATATTCATAGAGCAATAGTTGAAAATAAAGAAAAGGAAACGGGGATTACAATTCATTATGTTAATGAAAATTATGATGAAGGAAATATTATTTTTCAGAAAAAAGTAGCTTTAATAGATTCAGATACTCCAGAAGATGTAGCGGCTAAGATTCACGAATTAGAGCAAGAGAATTTCCCTTTGATTATTGAAAAATGGTTGACTAATAAACTTTAA
- a CDS encoding glycine--tRNA ligase, which yields MAKQEDLFKNVVSHAKEYGFIFPSSEIYDGLSAVYDYAQNGVELKKNIREYWWKAMVQMNNNIVGLDAAILMHPTTWKASGHVDAFNDPLIDNKDSKRRYRADVLIEDYAEKLNQKAIKEIEKARARFGDAFNEQEFVTTNARVMEYKAKEREILERMARSLGNEDLEDVKALIEELEIACPESGSRNWTEVRQFNLMFGTKLGASADTAMDLYLRPETAQGIFVNFLNVQKSGRMKIPFGIAQTGKAFRNEIVARQFIFRMREFEQMEMQFFVRPGEEMQWYEHWKTTRLKWHLSLGLGKENYRFHDHEKLAHYANAAADIEFNFPFGFKELEGIHSRTDFDLKAHEQYSGRKLQYFDAELNQNYVPYVVETSVGLDRMFLAVFATSLKEETLEDGSTRTVLKLPAVLAPTKAAILPLVKKDGLPEIANQIIDDLRWDFNVAYDEKDAVGRRYRRQDALGTPFCITVDHQTIEDQTVTIRHRDTMKQDRVKITDLKSIIENEVSMKNWLMKM from the coding sequence ATGGCAAAACAAGAAGATTTATTTAAGAATGTAGTTTCGCATGCAAAAGAATACGGATTTATTTTTCCGTCAAGCGAAATATACGATGGTTTAAGTGCAGTTTATGATTATGCACAAAACGGTGTAGAATTAAAAAAGAACATACGCGAATATTGGTGGAAAGCAATGGTTCAAATGAACAATAACATTGTAGGTCTTGACGCGGCAATATTGATGCATCCAACTACTTGGAAAGCATCTGGTCACGTGGATGCTTTCAACGATCCATTAATTGATAACAAAGATTCGAAAAGAAGATATAGAGCTGATGTTTTGATTGAAGATTATGCCGAAAAGCTGAATCAAAAAGCAATCAAAGAAATCGAAAAAGCACGTGCTCGTTTTGGAGATGCTTTCAATGAGCAGGAATTTGTCACTACAAATGCCCGAGTGATGGAATATAAAGCTAAAGAAAGAGAAATTCTGGAAAGAATGGCACGTTCTTTAGGTAACGAAGATTTAGAAGATGTAAAAGCGTTAATTGAAGAATTAGAAATTGCTTGTCCAGAATCTGGATCTAGAAACTGGACCGAAGTGCGTCAATTCAATTTGATGTTTGGTACAAAATTAGGAGCATCTGCTGATACGGCAATGGATTTATATTTGCGTCCGGAAACGGCACAAGGGATTTTTGTAAATTTCTTGAATGTACAAAAATCAGGAAGAATGAAAATTCCTTTTGGAATTGCTCAAACCGGAAAAGCTTTTAGAAACGAAATCGTAGCGAGACAATTTATTTTCCGTATGCGTGAGTTTGAACAAATGGAAATGCAATTTTTTGTACGTCCAGGCGAAGAAATGCAATGGTATGAACATTGGAAAACAACTCGCTTGAAATGGCATTTGTCGCTAGGTTTAGGAAAAGAAAATTACCGTTTTCATGACCACGAAAAACTAGCTCATTATGCTAATGCAGCAGCTGATATTGAGTTTAATTTTCCTTTTGGCTTCAAAGAATTAGAAGGAATTCACTCTAGAACAGATTTTGACTTAAAGGCACACGAACAATATTCAGGTAGAAAATTACAGTATTTTGATGCCGAATTGAATCAGAATTATGTTCCTTATGTAGTAGAAACTTCAGTAGGATTAGACAGAATGTTTTTGGCGGTTTTTGCAACTTCATTAAAAGAAGAAACATTAGAAGATGGTTCAACAAGAACAGTTCTTAAATTACCAGCAGTTTTAGCACCTACAAAAGCTGCTATTTTGCCATTAGTTAAAAAAGATGGATTGCCAGAAATCGCGAATCAAATTATTGATGATTTGAGATGGGATTTCAATGTGGCTTATGATGAAAAAGACGCGGTAGGAAGACGTTACAGAAGACAAGATGCGTTAGGAACTCCTTTTTGTATTACGGTTGACCACCAAACTATAGAAGACCAAACGGTAACTATTCGTCATAGAGATACAATGAAACAAGATCGTGTAAAAATCACCGATTTGAAATCAATTATTGAAAACGAAGTTTCGATGAAAAATTGGTTGATGAAAATGTAA